The Neofelis nebulosa isolate mNeoNeb1 chromosome X, mNeoNeb1.pri, whole genome shotgun sequence genome has a segment encoding these proteins:
- the ZNF182 gene encoding zinc finger protein 182 isoform X1, with protein sequence MAKPQGLVTFEDVAVDFTHEEWQYLNPSQKSLYREVMLETYSNLVSVAGQQVTKPDLILKLEVEEPCLAETKISIWDFPEAYQVDEQIERQHQDDQDRYLLMQIGFPDKTTIITRTGPDYNEFGNVLHLSTNFVASIQRSHKHESFGNNMVDNLDLFTRSSVGKKHDNGCAKLFFHTEYEKTTPGVKPHGYKECGKALRRKKGLSLQERIKNGEKPFECTACRKTFSKKSHLIVHWRTHTGEKPFGCTECGKAFSQKSQLIIHLRSHTGERPFECPECGKAFREKSTVIIHYRTHTGEKPYECNECGKAFTQKSNLIVHQKTHTGEKTYECTKCGESFIQKLDLIIHHSTHTGKKPHECNECKKTFSDKSTLIIHQRTHTGEKPHKCTECGKSFNEKSTLIVHQRTHTGEKPYECDVCGKTFTQKSNLGVHQRTHSGEKPFECNECEKAFSQKSYLMLHQRGHTGEKPYECSECEKAFSQKSYLIIHQRTHTEEKPYKCNECGKAFREKSKLIIHQRIHTGEKPYECPVCWKAFSQKSQLIIHQRTHTGEKPYACSECGKAFREKSTFTVHQRTHTGEKPYKCTECGKAFTQKSNLIVHQRTHTGKKAHGKGHSRKSKLITH encoded by the exons ATGGCCAAACCCCAG GGACTCGTGACATTTGAGGATGTGGCTGTGGATTTCACCCACGAGGAGTGGCAGTACCTGAACCCTTCACAGAAGTCTCTGTACAGAGAAGTGATGCTAGAGACCTATAGCAACCTGGTCTCTGTGG CAGGGCAGCAGGTTACCAAACCAGACCTCATCCTCAAATTGGAGGTAGAAGAGCCATGCCTGGCAGAGACAAAAATCTCAATTTGGGACTTTCCAG AAGCCTATCAAGTTGATGAACAGATTGAGAGACAGCACCAGGATGACCAAGATAGGTATTTGTTGATGCAAATTGGATTCCCTGACAAGACAACAATTATCACCAGGACTGGCCCTGACTATAATGAATTTGGAAATGTACTTCATCTTAGTACAAACTTTGTGGCTTCAATACAAAGATCCCATAAACATGAGTCATTTGGAAATAATATGGTAGATAATTTAGACCTATTTACCAGAAGTTCTGTAGGAAAGAAACATGATAATGGATGTGCAAAATTATTCTTCCACACTGAGTATGAGAAAACAACTCCTGGAGTAAAACCCCATGGATATAAAGAATGTGGGAAGGCCCTGAGGCGAAAGAAAGGTCTTAGTCTACAAGAGAGaattaaaaatggagagaaaccCTTTGAATGCACTGCATGTAGGAAAACATTCAGCAAGAAGTCACACCTCATTGTACATTGGAGAactcatacaggagagaaaccctttGGATGTactgaatgtggaaaagcctttagcCAAAAATCTCAGCTCATTATACATTTGAGAAGTCATACAGGAGAGCGACCCTTTGAGTGTCcagaatgtggaaaagccttcagaGAAAAGTCAACTGTCATCATACATTACAGGACTCATACAGGAGAGAAGCCTTATGAATGTAacgaatgtggaaaagccttcacACAGAAGTCAAACCTCATTGTCCATCAGAAAACCCATACAGGAGAGAAAACTTATGAATGCACTAAATGTGGGGAGTCTTTCATACAGAAGCTTGATCTAATTATACATCATAGTACTCATACAGGAAAGAAACCACATGAATGTAATGAGTGTAAGAAAACTTTCAGTGATAAATCAACTCTCATTATACATCAAAGAactcatacaggagagaaacctcATAAATGTACTGAATGTGGGAAGTCTTTCAATGAGAAGTCAACCCTCATCGTGCATCAGAGAACTCATACAGGAGAAAAACCCTATGAGTGTGATGTGTGTGGGAAAACCTTCACCCAAAAATCAAACCTTGGTGTACATCAGAGAACCCATTCAGGAGAGAAACCTtttgaatgtaatgaatgtgagAAAGCATTCTCTCAGAAATCCTATCTTATGCTACACCAGAGGggtcacacaggagagaagcccTATGAATGCAGTGAATGTGAAAAAGCATTTTCCCAGAAATCATACCTCATTATACATCAAAGAACTCATACAGAAGAAAAACcatataaatgtaatgaatgtggcaaAGCCTTCCGAGAAAAGTCCAAGCTCATTatacatcagagaattcatacaggagagaaaccttacgAATGTCCCGTATGTTGGAAAGCTTTTAGTCAAAAGTCACAGCTCATAATACATCAGCgaacacacacaggagagaaaccctatgcATGTTCTGAGTGTGGCAAAGCCTTCAGAGAAAAATCCACATTCACTGTACACCAGCgaactcatactggagagaaaccctacaaGTGTacagaatgtgggaaagcctttaccCAAAAATCAAACCTTATCGTACATCAGAGAACACATACGGGAAAGAAAGCCCACGGAAAAGGCCACAGCCGGAAGTCAAAGCTCATTACACATTAG
- the ZNF182 gene encoding zinc finger protein 182 isoform X2, which translates to MAKPQGLVTFEDVAVDFTHEEWQYLNPSQKSLYREVMLETYSNLVSVGQQVTKPDLILKLEVEEPCLAETKISIWDFPEAYQVDEQIERQHQDDQDRYLLMQIGFPDKTTIITRTGPDYNEFGNVLHLSTNFVASIQRSHKHESFGNNMVDNLDLFTRSSVGKKHDNGCAKLFFHTEYEKTTPGVKPHGYKECGKALRRKKGLSLQERIKNGEKPFECTACRKTFSKKSHLIVHWRTHTGEKPFGCTECGKAFSQKSQLIIHLRSHTGERPFECPECGKAFREKSTVIIHYRTHTGEKPYECNECGKAFTQKSNLIVHQKTHTGEKTYECTKCGESFIQKLDLIIHHSTHTGKKPHECNECKKTFSDKSTLIIHQRTHTGEKPHKCTECGKSFNEKSTLIVHQRTHTGEKPYECDVCGKTFTQKSNLGVHQRTHSGEKPFECNECEKAFSQKSYLMLHQRGHTGEKPYECSECEKAFSQKSYLIIHQRTHTEEKPYKCNECGKAFREKSKLIIHQRIHTGEKPYECPVCWKAFSQKSQLIIHQRTHTGEKPYACSECGKAFREKSTFTVHQRTHTGEKPYKCTECGKAFTQKSNLIVHQRTHTGKKAHGKGHSRKSKLITH; encoded by the exons ATGGCCAAACCCCAG GGACTCGTGACATTTGAGGATGTGGCTGTGGATTTCACCCACGAGGAGTGGCAGTACCTGAACCCTTCACAGAAGTCTCTGTACAGAGAAGTGATGCTAGAGACCTATAGCAACCTGGTCTCTGTGG GGCAGCAGGTTACCAAACCAGACCTCATCCTCAAATTGGAGGTAGAAGAGCCATGCCTGGCAGAGACAAAAATCTCAATTTGGGACTTTCCAG AAGCCTATCAAGTTGATGAACAGATTGAGAGACAGCACCAGGATGACCAAGATAGGTATTTGTTGATGCAAATTGGATTCCCTGACAAGACAACAATTATCACCAGGACTGGCCCTGACTATAATGAATTTGGAAATGTACTTCATCTTAGTACAAACTTTGTGGCTTCAATACAAAGATCCCATAAACATGAGTCATTTGGAAATAATATGGTAGATAATTTAGACCTATTTACCAGAAGTTCTGTAGGAAAGAAACATGATAATGGATGTGCAAAATTATTCTTCCACACTGAGTATGAGAAAACAACTCCTGGAGTAAAACCCCATGGATATAAAGAATGTGGGAAGGCCCTGAGGCGAAAGAAAGGTCTTAGTCTACAAGAGAGaattaaaaatggagagaaaccCTTTGAATGCACTGCATGTAGGAAAACATTCAGCAAGAAGTCACACCTCATTGTACATTGGAGAactcatacaggagagaaaccctttGGATGTactgaatgtggaaaagcctttagcCAAAAATCTCAGCTCATTATACATTTGAGAAGTCATACAGGAGAGCGACCCTTTGAGTGTCcagaatgtggaaaagccttcagaGAAAAGTCAACTGTCATCATACATTACAGGACTCATACAGGAGAGAAGCCTTATGAATGTAacgaatgtggaaaagccttcacACAGAAGTCAAACCTCATTGTCCATCAGAAAACCCATACAGGAGAGAAAACTTATGAATGCACTAAATGTGGGGAGTCTTTCATACAGAAGCTTGATCTAATTATACATCATAGTACTCATACAGGAAAGAAACCACATGAATGTAATGAGTGTAAGAAAACTTTCAGTGATAAATCAACTCTCATTATACATCAAAGAactcatacaggagagaaacctcATAAATGTACTGAATGTGGGAAGTCTTTCAATGAGAAGTCAACCCTCATCGTGCATCAGAGAACTCATACAGGAGAAAAACCCTATGAGTGTGATGTGTGTGGGAAAACCTTCACCCAAAAATCAAACCTTGGTGTACATCAGAGAACCCATTCAGGAGAGAAACCTtttgaatgtaatgaatgtgagAAAGCATTCTCTCAGAAATCCTATCTTATGCTACACCAGAGGggtcacacaggagagaagcccTATGAATGCAGTGAATGTGAAAAAGCATTTTCCCAGAAATCATACCTCATTATACATCAAAGAACTCATACAGAAGAAAAACcatataaatgtaatgaatgtggcaaAGCCTTCCGAGAAAAGTCCAAGCTCATTatacatcagagaattcatacaggagagaaaccttacgAATGTCCCGTATGTTGGAAAGCTTTTAGTCAAAAGTCACAGCTCATAATACATCAGCgaacacacacaggagagaaaccctatgcATGTTCTGAGTGTGGCAAAGCCTTCAGAGAAAAATCCACATTCACTGTACACCAGCgaactcatactggagagaaaccctacaaGTGTacagaatgtgggaaagcctttaccCAAAAATCAAACCTTATCGTACATCAGAGAACACATACGGGAAAGAAAGCCCACGGAAAAGGCCACAGCCGGAAGTCAAAGCTCATTACACATTAG